A stretch of Brassica napus cultivar Da-Ae chromosome C6, Da-Ae, whole genome shotgun sequence DNA encodes these proteins:
- the LOC106452600 gene encoding COP9 signalosome complex subunit 1, which translates to MERDEESSGPMMEMCTNGGGEETSNRRPIISGEPLDIEAYASLYKGRTKIMRLLFIASHCGGNQTMQLEALRMAYDEIKKGENTQLFRDVVNRINGRLGDKYKMDSAWCESVDRRAEQKKGRLENELSSYRTNLIKESIRMGHNDFGDFYYACGLLSDAFKNYVRTRDYCTTAKHIIHMCMNAILVSIEMGQFTHVSSYVNKAEQNPETLDPFVAAKLRCASGLAHLELKKYKLAARKFLDVSPELGNSYNEVIAPQDVATYGGLCALASFDRSELKAKVIDNINFRDFLELVPEVRELINDFYSSRYASCLEYLGSLRANLLLDIHLHDHVDTLYDQIRKKALIQYTLPFVSVDLSRMADAFKTSVSGLEKELEALITDNQIQARIDSHNKILYARHADQRNATFQKVLQMGNEFDRDVRSMMLRANLLKHEYHARAGRNH; encoded by the exons ATGGAGCGCGACGAAGAATCAAGCGGACCGATGATGGAGATGTGCACTAACGGAGGAGGCGAAGAAACATCTAATCGGAGACCTATTATAAGCGGCGAACCTCTCGACATCGAAGCTTACGCGTCGCTTTACAAAGGACGAACGAAGATCATGCGATTACTCTTCATCGCAAGCCATTGCGGAGGAAATCAGACGATGCAGCTCGAAGCGCTGAGGATGGCTTACGACGAGATCAAGAAGGGAGAGAACACGCAGTTGTTCAGAGACGTGGTTAACAGGATCAACGGGAGGCTTGGGGATAAGTACAAGATGGATTCGGCTTGGTGTGAAAGTGTAGATCGTCGTGCTGAGCAGAAGAAAGGAAGGCTTGAGAACGAGCTCAGTTCGTATCGG ACTAATCTGATCAAGGAAAGCATCAGAATGGGTCATAATGATTTTGGTGACTTCTACTATGCTTGTGGTTTGCTCAGTGATGCTTTCAAGAACTATGTTCGAACACGAGACTACTGCACCACGGCTAAGCACATTATTCACATGTGTATGAACGCCATTCTTGTGAGCATCGAGATGGGACAGTTCACTCATGTGTCAAGCTACGTGAACAAGGCAGAGCAGAACCCTGAAACCCTTGACCCTTTTGTAGCTGCTAAACTCCGATGTGCTTCTGGATTGGCTCACTTGGAGCTGAAGAAGTATAAGCTCGCTGCTCGTAAG TTTTTGGATGTTAGTCCAGAACTTGGGAATTCATATAACGAGGTCATTGCTCCTCAAGACGTTGCAACCTATGGAGGACTTTGTGCACTGGCTAGCTTTGATCGATCAGAATTGAAG GCAAAAGTGATTGACAACATCAACTTCCGGGATTTCTTGGAGCTAGTACCCGAAGTGAGGGAACTTATTAACGATTTCTATTCAAG CCGCTATGCTTCTTGTCTGGAGTATCTCGGAAGTCTCAGAGCGAATCTGCTGCTGGACATCCATCTTCATGATCACGTCGACACACTCTATGATCAGATAAGGAAGAAGGCGTTGATCCAGTACACACTGCCATTTGTTTCTGTTGATTTGAGTAGGATGGCTGATGCGTTCAAGACGAGTGTCTCTGGTCTAGAGAAGGAACTGGAAGCCTTGATAACAGACAACCAGATACAG GCACGGATTGATTCTCACAACAAAATCCTCTATGCAAGGCACGCTGATCAGAGGAATGCAACTTTCCAAAAGGTGCTTCAGATGGGTAACGAGTTCGATAGAGATGTCAGGTCAATGATGTTGAGAGCCAACCTTCTTAAACATGAGTATCATGCCAGAGCTGGAAGAAACCATTGA
- the LOC106452604 gene encoding homeobox-leucine zipper protein HDG1: protein MNFNGYLGDGSSGDRISDVPYSDHVSFSAAATMPHSRPFSSNGLSLGLQTNGVNGETFETNVTRNKSRGGEDAESRSESDNAEAASGDDLETGDKPPRKKKRYHRHTAKQIQDLESVFKECAHPDEKQRLDLSRKLNLDPRQVKFWFQNRRTQMKTQIERHENALLRQENDKLRAENMSVREAMRNPMCSNCGGPAVLGEVSMEEQHLRIENSRLKDELDRVCALTGKFLGRSTSGSHHVPDSSLVLGVGVGSGGGFSLSSPSLPQASPRFEISNGTGLATVNRQRPVSDFDQRSRYLDLALAAMEELVKMAQRHEPLWVRSSETGFEMLNKEEYDTSFSRVVGPKQDGFVSEASKETGNVIINSLALVETLMDSERWAEMFPSMISRTSTTEIISSGMGGTRNGALHLMHAELQLLSPLVPVRQVSFLRFCKQHAEGVWAVVDVSIDSIREGSSSSCRRLPSGCLVQDMANGYSKVTWIEHTEYDETRIHRLYRPLLSCGLAFGAQRWMAALQRQCECLTILMSSTVSPSRSPTPISCNGRKSMLKLAKRMTDNFCGGVCASSLQKWSKLNVGNVDEDVRIMTRKSVNDPGEPPGIVLNAATSVWMPVSPKRLFDFLGNERLRSEWDILSNGGPMQEMAHIAKGHDHSNSVSLLRATAINANQSSMLILQETSIDAVGAVVVYAPVDIPAMQAVMNGGDSAYVALLPSGFAILPSAPQRSEERNGNGSGGCMEEGGSLLTVAFQILVNSLPTAKLTVESVETVNNLISCTVQKIKAALHCDSN from the exons ATGAATTTTAACGGTTATCTCGGCGACGGTTCTTCCGGAGATAGAATCTCCGATGTTCCGTACAGTGACCACGTCTCTTTCTCCGCCGCAGCCACCATGCCTCACTCTCGTCCCTTCTCCTCCAACGGTCTCTCTCTTGGACTC CAAACGAATGGAGTAAACGGAGAGACGTTCGAGACGAATGTAACTCGTAATAAGAGTAGAGGAGGAGAAGATGCAGAAAGCAGATCTGAGAGCGATAACGCTGAAGCAGCCTCCGGCGACGATCTCGAAACCGGAGATAAAcctccgaggaagaagaaacgtTACCACCGCCACACTGCTAAACAAATACAAGACCTCGAATC GGTGTTCAAGGAGTGTGCACATCCCGACGAGAAACAGCGTCTTGATCTCAGCCGTAAACTTAACTTAGATCCACGTCAAGTCAAGTTCTGGTTCCAAAACCGCCGTACTCAGATGAAG actCAAATCGAACGACATGAAAATGCTTTGTTAAGACAAGAGAACGATAAGCTTCGAGCTGAGAACATGTCCGTACGCGAAGCCATGAGGAACCCTATGTGCAGTAACTGCGGCGGACCAGCCGTCCTCGGCGAGGTCTCCATGGAAGAGCAACACCTTCGTATCGAAAACTCACGTCTCAAAGACGAGTTAGACCGGGTCTGCGCCTTAACCGGTAAATTCCTTGGCCGGTCTACCTCCGGTTCACATCATGTACCGGACTCATCACTCGTCCTCGGTGTTGGAGTTGGATCCGGTGGTGgtttctctctctcatctccctCGTTGCCTCAAGCTTCTCCGAGATTTGAGATTTCGAATGGTACCGGTTTAGCTACGGTTAACCGTCAACGACCGGTTAGTGATTTTGATCAGAGGTCGAGGTATCTGGACTTGGCTCTTGCGGCTATGGAGGAGCTTGTGAAGATGGCTCAGAGACACGAGCCGCTTTGGGTTCGGAGCTCGGAGACTGGGTTTGAAATGCTTAACAAGGAAGAGTACGACACAAGTTTCAGTCGTGTTGTTGGACCGAAGCAAGATGGGTTTGTGTCTGAAGCTTCTAAAGAAACTGGAAACGTTATCATCAATAGCTTAGCACTCGTTGAAACCTTGATGGACTCG GAACGATGGGCGGAGATGTTTCCATCTATGATCTCAAGAACATCAACCACAGAGATTATCTCTAGTGGCATGGGAGGGACACGAAACGGTGCACTTCATCTG ATGCACGCAGAGCTTCAACTGTTGTCTCCGCTCGTGCCTGTGCGACAAGTCTCGTTCTTGAGGTTCTGTAAGCAGCACGCGGAAGGTGTTTGGGCAGTGGTAGATGTCTCAATTGATTCCATAAGAGAAGGATCTTCTTCAAGCTGTAGAAGGTTACCATCGGGTTGCCTCGTACAAGACATGGCCAATGGATACTCTAAG GTAACGTGGATCGAGCACACAGAGTACGACGAGACCCGCATCCACCGCTTATACCGCCCGTTACTCAGCTGCGGTCTAGCGTTTGGTGCACAGCGTTGGATGGCTGCGTTACAACGCCAATGTGAATGCCTCACTATTCTCATGTCCTCCACTGTTTCTCCTTCACGTAGCCCAACAC CCATTAGCTGTAATGGGAGGAAGAGCATGTTGAAGCTAGCAAAGAGGATGACTGATAATTTCTGCGGGGGCGTTTGTGCATCGTCGCTGCAGAAATGGAGCAAACTCAACGTCGGTAACGTCGACGAAGACGTTAGGATTATGACTAGGAAAAGTGTGAACGATCCTGGTGAACCGCCTGGAATCGTTTTAAACGCTGCGACTTCCGTTTGGATGCCCGTTTCTCCAAAGCGGCTGTTTGATTTCTTAGGGAATGAACGGCTGAGATCTGAGTGGGATATCTTATCCAACGGTGGGCCCATGCAAGAGATGGCCCATATCGCTAAAGGCCATGACCATTCAAACTCTGTCTCCTTGCTCCGCGCCACC GCAATAAATGCGAATCAGAGTAGTATGCTGATACTACAGGAGACAAGCATAGACGCTGTAGGAGCCGTTGTGGTGTACGCGCCTGTTGATATACCAGCGATGCAAGCTGTGATGAACGGTGGAGATTCTGCTTACGTGGCACTACTTCCCTCGGGATTCGCCATCCTCCCTAGCGCTCCGCAACGGTCAGAGGAACGTAACGGTAACGGTAGCGGTGGGTGCATGGAGGAAGGAGGGTCGTTGCTAACGGTGGCGTTTCAGATACTGGTGAATAGTTTGCCTACGGCTAAGCTGACGGTGGAATCAGTAGAGACTGTTAATAATCTGATATCATGTACCGTTCAGAAGATTAAAGCTGCTCTTCATTGTGATAGCAACTGA